A part of Streptomyces sp. NBC_00557 genomic DNA contains:
- a CDS encoding TIGR02234 family membrane protein, with the protein MDYVTAVPHPRTEAAGPARSGRRSLAVALLCGALGAAVALLATRQRWAEGTATVAGGTFPLTARGSDVTGVPAALAIVGLAALVAVFAVRRAGRLLVAALLALSGAGIVAAALVAASDSSALDEKAAQASGDTSATVAALSHTGWPYVAAAGGALILLAGLLALRFGNRWPAMSGRYERGADRPRRTARPVDPERPEELWKALDRGEDPTGS; encoded by the coding sequence GTGGACTACGTGACTGCCGTACCTCACCCCCGTACCGAAGCCGCCGGTCCCGCCCGGTCCGGCCGCCGGAGCCTCGCCGTGGCCCTCCTGTGCGGTGCGCTCGGCGCGGCCGTGGCCCTGCTCGCGACCCGGCAGCGCTGGGCGGAGGGCACCGCGACGGTGGCCGGCGGAACCTTCCCGCTGACCGCCAGGGGCAGCGACGTCACGGGCGTCCCCGCGGCCCTCGCGATCGTGGGCCTCGCCGCGCTCGTCGCCGTCTTCGCGGTCCGCAGGGCCGGCCGGCTCCTCGTCGCCGCGCTGCTCGCCCTGTCCGGCGCGGGCATCGTGGCCGCCGCTCTCGTGGCCGCCTCCGACAGCTCCGCGCTGGACGAGAAGGCGGCCCAGGCGAGCGGCGACACCTCCGCCACCGTCGCCGCGCTCAGCCACACCGGCTGGCCCTATGTCGCGGCCGCCGGCGGCGCGCTGATCCTGCTGGCCGGCCTGCTCGCGCTGCGCTTCGGCAACCGCTGGCCCGCGATGTCCGGCCGCTACGAGCGCGGCGCCGACCGCCCCCGCCGCACCGCGCGCCCGGTCGACCCGGAGCGCCCCGAGGAACTCTGGAAGGCCCTGGACCGGGGCGAGGACCCGACCGGTTCCTGA
- a CDS encoding HGxxPAAW family protein: MAGSSHGHGHTPAAWTGVIISFIGFCVAGAFMVMAQPVGFWAGMVLIVGGAVVGGIMRAMGLGQNPKPLKVTGAPAATREPAGVES, translated from the coding sequence ATGGCGGGCAGCAGCCACGGCCACGGTCACACCCCGGCCGCCTGGACCGGTGTCATCATTTCCTTCATCGGTTTCTGCGTAGCGGGCGCCTTCATGGTGATGGCCCAGCCCGTCGGCTTCTGGGCCGGCATGGTGCTCATCGTCGGCGGCGCGGTGGTCGGCGGCATCATGCGCGCCATGGGCCTCGGCCAGAACCCCAAGCCGCTCAAGGTCACCGGCGCCCCCGCCGCGACCCGCGAGCCGGCCGGCGTGGAGAGCTGA
- a CDS encoding DUF2752 domain-containing protein, protein MNPDTCPAPSTVAPPAPQATARRRLAVPAGLLAAVAGAFAYVGAVDPNQPGHYPVCPLYRLTGLYCPGCGGLRSAHALVHGDLLAALRDNALGVAACLGFAVLWTVWVVRAVRGLPFRLELRPAPMWAVGALLLVFTVVRNLPSGGWLHP, encoded by the coding sequence GTGAACCCCGACACGTGCCCGGCCCCGTCCACGGTCGCACCACCGGCCCCCCAAGCCACCGCGCGGCGGCGGCTCGCCGTCCCCGCGGGGCTGCTCGCGGCCGTCGCCGGCGCCTTCGCGTACGTCGGGGCCGTCGACCCGAACCAGCCGGGTCACTACCCGGTGTGCCCCCTGTACCGGCTCACCGGCCTGTACTGCCCGGGCTGCGGCGGGCTGCGCAGCGCGCACGCCCTCGTCCACGGCGACCTGCTCGCCGCCCTGCGGGACAACGCGCTGGGCGTGGCCGCCTGTCTGGGCTTCGCCGTGCTGTGGACCGTATGGGTGGTCCGCGCGGTGCGGGGCCTGCCGTTCCGGCTGGAGCTGCGGCCGGCGCCGATGTGGGCGGTCGGCGCGCTGCTGCTGGTGTTCACGGTTGTCCGGAACCTGCCGTCCGGTGGCTGGTTGCATCCTTGA
- the trpC gene encoding indole-3-glycerol phosphate synthase TrpC produces the protein MSVLDEIIDGVRADLAERQARVSLDELKERAAKAPAAKDGVAALKGDGVKVICEVKRSSPSKGALAAIADPAGLAADYEAGGAAVISVLTEQRRFGGSLADLEAVRARVDIPVLRKDFIVTSYQLWEARAYGADLALLIVAALDQPALESLIERAESIGLTPLVEVHDEDEVERAVDAGAKVIGVNARNLKTLEVDRGTFERVAPEIPGHLVKVAESGVRGPHDLIAYANAGADAVLVGESLVTGRDPKTAVADLVAAGEHPALRHGRS, from the coding sequence GTGAGTGTGCTCGACGAGATCATCGACGGCGTCCGTGCCGACCTCGCGGAGCGGCAGGCACGCGTCAGCCTCGACGAGCTCAAGGAGCGCGCGGCCAAGGCCCCCGCCGCGAAGGACGGGGTGGCCGCGCTCAAGGGCGACGGCGTCAAGGTGATCTGCGAGGTCAAGCGCTCCAGCCCCTCCAAGGGCGCGCTGGCGGCGATCGCCGACCCGGCCGGACTGGCCGCGGACTACGAGGCGGGCGGCGCGGCCGTCATCTCCGTCCTCACCGAACAGCGCCGCTTCGGCGGCTCGCTGGCCGACCTGGAGGCCGTCCGCGCGCGCGTGGACATCCCGGTCCTGCGCAAGGACTTCATCGTCACGTCGTACCAGCTGTGGGAGGCACGCGCGTACGGCGCCGACCTCGCGCTGCTGATCGTGGCCGCCCTGGACCAGCCGGCCCTGGAGTCGCTGATCGAGCGCGCCGAGTCGATCGGGCTGACCCCGCTCGTCGAGGTGCACGACGAGGACGAGGTGGAGCGGGCCGTGGACGCGGGCGCCAAGGTCATCGGCGTCAACGCGCGCAACCTGAAGACGCTGGAGGTCGACCGCGGCACGTTCGAGCGGGTCGCCCCGGAGATCCCCGGCCACCTCGTCAAGGTCGCCGAGTCCGGCGTCCGCGGCCCGCACGACCTGATCGCCTACGCCAACGCCGGCGCCGACGCGGTCCTGGTCGGCGAGTCCCTGGTCACCGGCCGCGACCCGAAGACCGCCGTCGCCGACCTGGTCGCCGCGGGCGAACACCCCGCGTTGCGGCACGGCCGGAGCTGA
- the trpM gene encoding tryptophan biosynthesis modulator TrpM yields the protein MTPTMTTVDRYARLARGCRPRGCRAPARRVHGRRVRYVIGDEPGQVNGMRWQQPTCRGAGNCARNH from the coding sequence ATGACTCCCACCATGACGACCGTGGACCGGTACGCCCGCCTGGCGCGCGGCTGCCGCCCGAGGGGCTGCCGCGCCCCGGCGAGGCGTGTCCACGGCCGCCGGGTGCGGTACGTCATCGGCGATGAGCCCGGGCAAGTCAATGGCATGCGATGGCAGCAGCCGACCTGTAGGGGCGCGGGGAACTGCGCGCGCAACCACTGA
- the trpB gene encoding tryptophan synthase subunit beta yields the protein MPSTFFHPDPEGQVPSPEGYFGVFGGKFIPEALVAAVDEVAVEYDKAKQDPEFARELDDLLVNYTGRPSALTEVPRFAEHAGGARVFLKREDLNHTGSHKINNVLGQALLTKRMGKTRVIAETGAGQHGVATATACALFGLDCTIYMGEIDTRRQALNVARMRMLGAEVVAVKSGSRTLKDAINEAFRDWVANVDHTHYLFGTVAGPHPFPAMVRDFHRVIGVEARRQLLERAGRLPDAAIACVGGGSNAIGLFHAFIPDEGVRLIGCEPAGHGIETGEHAATLTAGEPGILHGSRSYVLQDDEGQITEPYSISAGLDYPGIGPEHSYLKDTGRGEYRAVTDDAAMQALRLLSRTEGIIPAIESAHALAGALEVGRELGPDGLIVVNLSGRGDKDMDTAARYFGLYDTDAEVAADETDTAEIEGDAK from the coding sequence ATGCCCAGCACCTTCTTCCACCCCGACCCGGAGGGTCAGGTCCCAAGCCCCGAAGGCTACTTCGGGGTGTTCGGCGGCAAGTTCATCCCGGAGGCCCTCGTCGCCGCCGTGGACGAGGTCGCCGTCGAGTACGACAAGGCCAAGCAGGACCCCGAGTTCGCCCGCGAGCTCGACGACCTGCTGGTCAACTACACCGGCCGCCCGTCGGCGCTCACCGAGGTCCCCCGGTTCGCCGAACACGCCGGCGGCGCCCGCGTCTTCCTCAAGCGCGAGGATCTCAACCACACCGGCTCCCACAAGATCAACAACGTTCTCGGCCAGGCGCTGCTCACCAAGCGCATGGGCAAGACCCGCGTCATCGCGGAGACCGGCGCCGGACAGCACGGCGTCGCCACCGCCACCGCCTGCGCGCTGTTCGGCCTCGACTGCACCATCTACATGGGCGAGATCGACACCAGGCGGCAGGCCCTGAACGTGGCCCGGATGCGGATGCTCGGCGCCGAGGTCGTCGCCGTGAAGTCCGGCAGCCGCACCCTGAAGGACGCCATCAACGAGGCGTTCCGCGACTGGGTCGCCAACGTCGACCACACCCACTACCTGTTCGGGACCGTCGCCGGGCCGCACCCCTTCCCGGCCATGGTCCGCGACTTCCACCGCGTGATCGGCGTCGAGGCCCGCCGCCAGCTCCTGGAGCGCGCCGGCCGGCTGCCCGACGCCGCGATCGCCTGCGTCGGCGGCGGCTCCAACGCCATCGGCCTCTTCCACGCCTTCATCCCCGACGAGGGCGTACGGCTCATCGGCTGCGAGCCCGCCGGGCACGGCATCGAGACCGGCGAGCACGCCGCCACCCTGACCGCGGGCGAGCCGGGCATCCTGCACGGCTCCCGCTCCTACGTCCTGCAGGACGACGAGGGCCAGATCACCGAGCCGTACTCCATCTCGGCCGGTCTGGACTACCCGGGCATCGGCCCCGAGCACTCCTACCTCAAGGACACCGGCCGCGGCGAGTACCGCGCGGTCACCGACGACGCGGCCATGCAGGCCCTGCGCCTGCTGTCGCGCACCGAGGGCATCATCCCGGCCATCGAGAGCGCCCACGCCCTCGCCGGCGCGCTGGAGGTCGGCAGGGAGCTGGGCCCGGACGGGCTGATCGTCGTCAACCTGTCCGGTCGCGGTGACAAGGACATGGACACCGCAGCGCGCTACTTCGGCCTGTACGACACCGACGCCGAGGTGGCCGCTGACGAGACCGACACCGCCGAGATCGAGGGGGACGCCAAGTGA
- the trpA gene encoding tryptophan synthase subunit alpha — MSGNIRLLTDTLAGAKAEGRSALIAYLPAGFPTVDGGIEAIKAVFDGGADVVEVGLPHSDPVLDGPVIQTADDIALRGGVRIADVMRTVREVHDATGKPVLVMTYWNPIDRYGVERFTAELAEAGGAGCILPDLPVQESALWREHAEKHGLATVFVVAPSSKDERLAQITAAGSGFVYAASLMGVTGTRESVGAQAQNLVERTRATGTELPVCVGLGVSNGAQAAEVAGFADGVIVGSAFVKRMLDAPDHATGVEAVRELAGELAKGVRGQA, encoded by the coding sequence GTGAGCGGGAACATCCGGCTGCTGACCGACACCCTCGCGGGCGCGAAGGCCGAGGGCCGGTCCGCGCTCATCGCCTACCTCCCGGCCGGGTTCCCGACCGTGGACGGCGGCATCGAGGCGATCAAGGCCGTCTTCGACGGCGGCGCGGACGTCGTGGAGGTCGGTCTGCCGCACAGCGACCCCGTCCTCGACGGCCCGGTCATCCAGACCGCCGACGACATCGCCCTGCGCGGCGGCGTCAGGATCGCCGACGTCATGCGCACGGTCCGCGAGGTCCACGACGCCACCGGCAAGCCGGTGCTCGTCATGACGTACTGGAACCCCATCGACCGCTACGGCGTCGAGCGGTTCACCGCCGAGCTGGCCGAGGCGGGCGGCGCGGGCTGCATCCTGCCCGACCTGCCCGTGCAGGAGTCGGCGCTGTGGCGGGAGCACGCCGAGAAGCACGGTCTGGCGACCGTCTTCGTCGTGGCGCCGAGCAGCAAGGACGAGCGGCTCGCCCAGATCACCGCGGCGGGCAGCGGCTTCGTCTACGCCGCCTCGCTGATGGGCGTCACCGGCACCCGGGAATCCGTCGGCGCGCAGGCCCAGAACCTGGTCGAGCGCACCCGCGCCACCGGCACCGAGCTGCCCGTCTGCGTCGGCCTCGGCGTCTCCAACGGCGCGCAGGCCGCCGAGGTCGCCGGTTTCGCCGACGGCGTGATCGTCGGCTCGGCCTTCGTGAAGCGGATGCTGGACGCCCCCGACCACGCGACCGGCGTCGAGGCGGTCCGCGAGCTGGCCGGGGAGCTGGCCAAGGGCGTGCGCGGACAGGCGTAA
- a CDS encoding DsbA family protein — translation MSEKNHEGKRAARERLAVEREKQKAAEKRRRTLIVGASVVCVLGLAAVIGVVAANAGKDKGGEKAAGPVVAPSGAQGKDGLAIPVGKDGAKSTLTVWEDVRCPACQAFETAYRPTLHELADSGKLRIEYHLVRLIDGNLGGTGSLRGANAAACAQDAGKFRDYHDVLYANQPKESDDAFSSDDKLIELAGKVGGLDTPAFRKCVDDGTHDSWVAKSHKAFQSSGFTGTPAVLLNGKNIYQGQTMTPAKLKQMVEAADRR, via the coding sequence GTGAGCGAGAAGAACCATGAGGGAAAGCGCGCGGCCCGGGAGCGGCTGGCGGTCGAGCGCGAGAAGCAGAAGGCCGCGGAGAAGCGTCGGCGCACGCTGATCGTGGGCGCGAGCGTCGTCTGCGTCCTGGGCCTCGCGGCGGTCATCGGCGTCGTCGCCGCGAACGCCGGCAAGGACAAGGGCGGTGAGAAGGCGGCGGGCCCGGTCGTGGCGCCCTCGGGAGCGCAGGGCAAGGACGGTCTCGCGATCCCGGTCGGCAAGGACGGCGCCAAGTCCACGCTCACCGTCTGGGAGGACGTCCGCTGCCCGGCCTGCCAGGCCTTCGAGACCGCCTACCGCCCCACGCTCCACGAACTGGCCGACTCCGGCAAGCTCAGAATCGAGTACCACCTGGTCCGGCTGATCGACGGCAACCTCGGCGGCACCGGCTCCCTGCGCGGGGCCAACGCCGCGGCGTGCGCCCAAGACGCCGGAAAGTTCCGCGACTACCACGACGTGCTGTACGCGAACCAGCCCAAGGAGTCCGACGACGCCTTCAGCAGCGACGACAAACTCATCGAGCTGGCCGGCAAGGTCGGCGGCCTGGACACGCCCGCCTTCCGGAAGTGCGTCGACGACGGCACCCACGACAGCTGGGTGGCCAAGTCCCACAAGGCGTTCCAGTCCAGCGGCTTCACCGGCACGCCCGCGGTCCTGCTCAACGGCAAGAACATCTACCAGGGCCAGACGATGACCCCGGCCAAGCTCAAGCAGATGGTGGAGGCGGCGGACCGCCGGTGA
- the lgt gene encoding prolipoprotein diacylglyceryl transferase encodes MELAYIPSPSRGVLYLGPIPLRGYAFCIIIGVFVAVWLGNKRWIARGGRAGTVADIAVWAVPFGLVGGRLYHVITDYELYFSPGRDWVDAFKVWQGGLGIWGAIALGALGAWIGARRRGIPMPAYADAVAPGIAFAQAIGRWGNWFNQELYGRETHVPWALHITSSEGGRVPGYYHPTFLYESLWCIGVALLVIWADRRFTLGHGRAFALYVAAYCVGRGWIEYMRVDDAHHILGLRLNDWTAMLVFLAAVAYIVVSSKKRPGREAVVEPEAVSETAGETPDAADAEEKAEEKKAEPEAAEQVEPVEPAEAKDEPESATKKS; translated from the coding sequence ATGGAACTTGCCTACATTCCCAGCCCGTCGCGCGGGGTGCTGTACCTCGGCCCCATCCCGCTGCGCGGCTACGCCTTCTGCATCATCATCGGCGTCTTCGTCGCCGTCTGGCTCGGCAACAAGCGCTGGATCGCCCGCGGCGGGCGGGCCGGGACGGTCGCCGACATCGCGGTCTGGGCTGTGCCGTTCGGCCTGGTCGGCGGCCGGCTGTACCACGTGATCACGGACTACGAGCTGTACTTCAGCCCCGGCCGTGACTGGGTGGACGCCTTCAAGGTGTGGCAGGGCGGCCTGGGCATCTGGGGCGCGATCGCGCTCGGCGCGCTCGGCGCGTGGATCGGCGCGCGCCGCCGCGGCATCCCGATGCCGGCGTACGCGGACGCCGTCGCACCCGGCATCGCGTTCGCGCAGGCCATCGGCCGCTGGGGCAACTGGTTCAACCAGGAGCTGTACGGCCGGGAGACCCATGTTCCCTGGGCGCTGCACATCACCTCCTCCGAGGGCGGCCGGGTGCCGGGCTACTACCACCCGACCTTCCTGTACGAGTCCCTGTGGTGCATCGGCGTGGCCCTGCTGGTGATCTGGGCCGACCGCCGCTTCACACTGGGGCACGGCCGGGCGTTCGCCCTGTACGTCGCCGCGTACTGCGTGGGCCGCGGCTGGATCGAGTACATGCGCGTGGACGACGCCCACCACATCCTGGGCCTCCGCCTGAACGACTGGACCGCGATGCTCGTGTTCCTCGCGGCGGTGGCGTACATCGTGGTGTCGTCGAAGAAGCGGCCGGGCAGGGAAGCCGTGGTGGAACCCGAGGCGGTCTCCGAGACGGCCGGTGAGACGCCGGACGCCGCCGACGCGGAAGAGAAGGCGGAGGAGAAGAAGGCCGAGCCGGAGGCCGCGGAGCAGGTGGAGCCGGTGGAGCCGGCGGAGGCGAAGGACGAGCCCGAGTCGGCGACGAAGAAGAGCTGA
- a CDS encoding HpcH/HpaI aldolase/citrate lyase family protein, protein MTPHPLTWLYVPGDRPPVVAKALAAGADVVVIDLEDAVAPDRKEYARAATAERLADPQPVPVHVRVNALDSPWAAADLGALARLPGLSGLRLPNVTGPADVLRVAAATPVPLYALLETALGIEHAYAIACAHPALRGIALGEADLRADLGVRADAGLDWPRSRVIVAARAAGLAPPPQSVHPDIRDLDGLAASCAHGRALGFLGRAAIHPRQLPVIERAYLPTPAEIEHAETVIKAAAAQPGAQALPDGRFIDAAVVTTAQRTLSLARRR, encoded by the coding sequence GTGACACCGCACCCGCTGACCTGGCTCTACGTCCCCGGCGACCGCCCGCCCGTGGTGGCCAAGGCGCTGGCCGCGGGCGCCGACGTGGTGGTGATCGACCTGGAGGACGCGGTCGCCCCGGACCGCAAGGAGTACGCCCGCGCCGCCACGGCCGAGCGCCTCGCCGACCCCCAGCCGGTTCCGGTGCACGTCCGCGTCAACGCCCTGGACAGCCCCTGGGCGGCCGCCGACCTGGGCGCGCTGGCGCGGCTGCCGGGCCTGTCCGGCCTGCGGCTGCCGAACGTGACGGGCCCGGCCGACGTCCTGCGGGTCGCCGCCGCCACCCCGGTGCCGCTGTACGCCCTGCTGGAGACGGCCCTCGGCATCGAGCACGCGTACGCCATCGCCTGCGCGCACCCCGCGCTGCGGGGCATCGCCCTCGGCGAGGCGGATCTCCGGGCCGACCTGGGCGTACGGGCCGACGCCGGCCTCGACTGGCCGCGCTCCCGGGTGATCGTCGCCGCGCGCGCGGCCGGCCTCGCCCCGCCGCCGCAGTCGGTCCACCCCGACATCCGGGACCTGGACGGCCTCGCCGCGTCCTGCGCCCACGGCCGCGCCCTCGGCTTCCTGGGCCGCGCCGCGATCCACCCCCGTCAGCTGCCGGTGATCGAGCGGGCCTATCTGCCCACCCCGGCGGAGATCGAACACGCCGAGACGGTCATCAAGGCAGCGGCGGCGCAGCCGGGCGCCCAGGCGCTGCCGGACGGCCGCTTCATCGACGCGGCCGTGGTGACGACGGCCCAGCGCACCCTGTCCCTGGCCCGCAGAAGGTGA
- a CDS encoding CaiB/BaiF CoA transferase family protein produces MSTATPPLAGVRVLDLATLFAGPLAATLLGDFGADVIKVEHPRRPDPSRGHGPAKHGAGLWWKVLGRNKRTITLDLSTSGGRAVLLRLAATADVVVENFRPGTLEKWALGWQELSAVNPRLVLARVTAFGQSGPYAHRPGFGTLAEALSGFAAITGEPDAPPTLPPFGLADSVAGLATACAVLTALAARERTGAGQVVDLAIIEPILSVLGPQLTWYDQLGHVQQRTGNRSANNAPRNTYRTADGHWVAVSTSAQSVAERVMRLVGRPELAEQPWFATGADRAAHADVLDEAVGSWIAARTRAEVLAAFEKAEAAVAPVQDVRDVLADPQYQALGTVTTVDDPELGPLRMQNVLFRLSATPGAIRWAGRPHGADTEAVLTELGLTPAELHTLREEGAL; encoded by the coding sequence ATGAGCACGGCGACCCCGCCGCTCGCCGGGGTGCGGGTGCTGGACCTGGCGACGCTGTTCGCGGGCCCGCTGGCCGCCACCCTGCTCGGCGACTTCGGCGCCGACGTGATCAAGGTCGAGCATCCGCGCAGGCCCGATCCCTCCCGCGGGCACGGCCCGGCCAAGCACGGTGCCGGCCTGTGGTGGAAGGTGCTGGGCCGCAACAAGCGGACCATCACCCTGGACCTGTCCACGTCCGGCGGCCGGGCCGTCCTGCTGCGGCTCGCCGCCACCGCCGACGTGGTGGTCGAGAACTTCCGCCCGGGGACCCTGGAGAAGTGGGCGCTGGGCTGGCAGGAGCTGTCGGCCGTCAATCCCCGGCTGGTCCTGGCCCGGGTGACGGCCTTCGGCCAGTCCGGCCCGTACGCGCACCGGCCCGGCTTCGGCACCCTCGCCGAGGCGCTGAGCGGCTTCGCCGCGATCACCGGCGAGCCGGACGCGCCGCCCACGCTGCCGCCCTTCGGGCTCGCGGACTCCGTCGCCGGTCTCGCGACCGCCTGCGCCGTGCTCACCGCGCTGGCCGCGCGGGAGCGCACCGGCGCCGGGCAGGTCGTGGACCTGGCCATCATCGAGCCGATCCTGTCGGTCCTCGGCCCCCAGCTCACCTGGTACGACCAGCTGGGTCACGTCCAGCAGCGCACCGGCAACCGCTCCGCGAACAACGCCCCGCGCAACACCTACCGCACGGCCGACGGCCACTGGGTCGCCGTCTCCACCTCCGCGCAGTCGGTCGCCGAGCGGGTGATGCGGCTGGTGGGCCGGCCCGAGCTGGCCGAGCAGCCGTGGTTCGCCACCGGCGCGGACCGGGCCGCCCACGCCGACGTACTGGACGAGGCGGTCGGCTCGTGGATCGCCGCCCGCACCCGTGCCGAGGTGCTCGCGGCGTTCGAGAAAGCGGAGGCGGCGGTGGCCCCGGTGCAGGACGTCCGGGACGTGCTGGCCGATCCCCAGTACCAGGCCCTGGGCACGGTCACCACCGTGGACGACCCGGAGCTGGGCCCGCTGCGCATGCAGAACGTCCTCTTCCGGCTGTCCGCGACGCCCGGCGCGATCCGCTGGGCCGGCCGCCCGCACGGCGCCGACACCGAGGCGGTCCTCACCGAGCTGGGTCTCACCCCGGCCGAGCTGCACACCCTGCGCGAGGAGGGCGCCCTGTGA
- the rbsK gene encoding ribokinase, with product MTHIVVLGSTNMDLVTYVAKAPQRGETVTGREFRTIPGGKGANQAIAAARAGATVSMIGAVGNDAFGLRLRDTLEHSGVDTDSLRTVEGPSGTAHIVVDDEGANSIVVIPGANGTVDHLSPGDEGVIASADALLLQLEIPLRAVVLGAEAARRHGVRTVLTPSPAQALPPELLAVTDLLVPNEYEAVTLTGRTDPREAAADLLQQVPEVVVTLGATGCLYLARGAEPLVVPAPRVTAVDSTGAGDTFVGALAVALAEEKPVREALSWAAAAAAISVQRAGASVSMPYRPEIDALCTA from the coding sequence ATGACCCACATCGTCGTCCTCGGCAGTACCAACATGGACCTCGTCACCTATGTCGCGAAGGCCCCGCAGCGCGGGGAGACCGTGACGGGACGGGAGTTCCGCACGATCCCCGGCGGCAAGGGCGCCAACCAGGCGATCGCCGCGGCCCGCGCCGGCGCCACCGTCTCGATGATCGGCGCGGTCGGCAACGACGCCTTCGGCCTGCGGCTGCGCGACACCCTCGAACACTCCGGCGTGGACACCGACTCCCTGCGCACGGTCGAGGGCCCGTCCGGCACCGCGCACATCGTGGTGGACGACGAGGGCGCCAACTCGATCGTGGTCATCCCCGGCGCGAACGGCACCGTCGACCATCTCTCCCCCGGCGACGAGGGGGTGATCGCCTCCGCCGACGCCCTGCTGCTCCAGCTGGAGATCCCGCTGCGCGCGGTCGTCCTGGGCGCCGAGGCGGCCCGCCGGCACGGGGTCCGTACGGTGCTCACCCCGTCCCCCGCGCAAGCGCTGCCGCCCGAACTCCTCGCCGTCACCGACCTGTTGGTGCCCAACGAGTACGAGGCGGTCACCCTCACCGGCCGCACCGACCCGCGCGAGGCCGCCGCCGACCTGCTGCAGCAGGTGCCCGAGGTCGTCGTCACCCTGGGTGCGACCGGCTGCCTGTACCTGGCCCGGGGCGCCGAGCCGCTGGTGGTCCCGGCGCCGCGGGTGACCGCCGTCGACTCCACCGGCGCCGGGGACACCTTCGTCGGCGCGCTCGCGGTGGCCCTGGCCGAGGAGAAGCCGGTGCGGGAGGCGCTGTCCTGGGCGGCGGCCGCCGCGGCGATCTCCGTCCAGCGGGCCGGGGCGTCGGTGTCGATGCCGTACCGTCCGGAGATCGACGCCCTGTGCACCGCATGA
- a CDS encoding ADP-ribosylglycohydrolase family protein has product MLRLTWVQPEDLLGHEIRQARLDGREPSRIEARWRAAGGPDAPPRAGASAHGVSRYLRLLAEDLLDELADLPSALSEDEPTDLARITSLCPDWPAPPARTGDPAPAPAALEAAWLGRAIGCLLGKPVEKLPLDGIRALARATGNWPLTGYFTARGVPDGLLAEYPWNRRSAGTSLAENIDGMPQDDDLDYALLNLLLLRRHGRTFTTADVARLWLDELPPGRAFTAERIAYRNLLTGIEPPHTARHRNPFREWIGALIRADVHGWTNPGDPAAAAEQAHRDAVLTHTANGVYAAMFTAAVIAAAAGGQDVHACLRTGRTVVPPRSRLARAIDHAVRLATAHEDFDEVVDLLHARYAPAHHWVHAIPNTALLAAALTHADGDFTGSVCRAVSGGWDTDSTGATAGSVAGLLARDPAALPERWRAPLKNRLATTVADFDGTGFDTLAHLTHQAAHWEAIRS; this is encoded by the coding sequence ATGCTCCGACTGACCTGGGTCCAGCCGGAGGACCTGCTCGGCCACGAGATCCGCCAGGCCCGCCTGGACGGGCGCGAGCCGTCCCGGATCGAGGCGCGCTGGCGGGCGGCGGGCGGCCCGGACGCACCGCCCCGCGCCGGAGCGTCCGCCCATGGCGTGTCCCGCTACCTCCGGCTGCTGGCGGAGGATCTGCTGGACGAACTGGCCGACCTGCCCAGCGCGTTGTCGGAGGACGAGCCGACGGACCTGGCCCGCATCACGTCCCTGTGCCCGGACTGGCCGGCGCCCCCTGCGCGGACAGGCGATCCGGCGCCCGCCCCGGCCGCCCTCGAAGCCGCCTGGCTGGGCCGGGCCATCGGGTGCCTGCTCGGCAAACCCGTCGAGAAACTCCCCCTCGACGGCATCCGCGCCCTCGCCCGCGCCACCGGCAACTGGCCCCTCACCGGCTACTTCACGGCACGCGGCGTCCCGGACGGCCTGCTCGCCGAGTACCCCTGGAACCGGCGCTCGGCCGGCACCTCCCTCGCCGAGAACATCGACGGCATGCCGCAGGACGACGACCTCGACTACGCCCTGCTCAACCTGCTGCTCCTGCGGCGCCACGGAAGGACGTTCACCACCGCCGACGTCGCCCGGCTCTGGCTGGACGAACTCCCGCCCGGCCGCGCCTTCACCGCCGAGCGCATCGCCTACCGCAACCTGCTCACCGGCATCGAACCCCCGCACACGGCCCGCCACCGCAACCCCTTCCGCGAGTGGATCGGCGCCCTGATCCGCGCCGACGTGCACGGCTGGACCAACCCCGGCGACCCGGCCGCCGCGGCGGAGCAGGCGCACCGGGACGCGGTCCTCACACACACCGCCAACGGCGTCTACGCGGCGATGTTCACCGCCGCCGTGATCGCCGCCGCCGCGGGCGGCCAGGACGTCCACGCCTGTCTGCGCACCGGCCGTACGGTGGTCCCGCCCCGCTCCCGGCTCGCGCGGGCGATCGACCACGCCGTCCGGCTGGCCACGGCCCACGAGGACTTCGACGAGGTCGTGGACCTGCTGCACGCCCGCTACGCGCCCGCCCACCACTGGGTCCACGCCATTCCCAACACCGCCCTGCTCGCCGCGGCCCTCACCCACGCCGACGGCGACTTCACCGGCTCCGTCTGCCGTGCCGTGTCGGGCGGCTGGGACACGGACTCCACCGGCGCCACGGCCGGAAGCGTCGCCGGGCTGCTCGCGCGCGACCCCGCCGCCCTGCCCGAGCGCTGGCGCGCCCCGCTGAAGAACCGGCTCGCCACCACCGTCGCCGACTTCGACGGAACCGGCTTCGACACCCTCGCCCACCTCACCCACCAGGCAGCCCACTGGGAGGCGATCCGCTCATGA